The Candidatus Bathyarchaeota archaeon genome includes a region encoding these proteins:
- a CDS encoding sodium-translocating pyrophosphatase codes for MDLAIVPLIVGFAGLFLILYLFWTIKKESAGTPRMKEIAGYIQEGAQAFLKREFKTISYFIIVLAILLFIILGWQIAVGFVTGAFFSMLAILIGMSAAVRTNVRTAHAARTSSGKALVLAFRGGGIMGLSITSLVLIGISFLYFLFGAGPNNPEAISLLVGFGFGASLSALFAQLGGGIYTKVADLGADLVGKVELHIPEDDPRNPAVIADLVGDNVGDCAGRGADLFEASADNLVCSMIIGLVFVGPPFNYGWNAVWFPLLIRSIGKIATIVGIFTVRKWENRSPLTSLNIGLFSTGAVALTLFYVVSTWFMGDIRLFYCLSTGLLAIIIIAFIIQYYTGINGRPVKAIAEASHTGSAINVLTGFSYGLESAAFPMILIAAIMLFTYHMFGGGIYGIFGIVAATLGITEMKGIMMSIDTFGPIVDNAAGIAEMSGISKEARESTDALDAAGNVAKAITKGYALTKVVLTSVVILFAYLFELARLRPDITLNNLSDIAQYLNVANPTIIAGFLIGSTIPFLFSALTIRAVSKAAYRMIEEVRRQFREIPGLLEGKAKPDYAKCVDISTKYSLKQMALPTSVALVAPIIVGFTLGVWPLVSFLLGVKIVGALLAVFMFNSGAMWDNAKKLIEKEHSHERTPAISGLTTQAAAVIGDTVGDPLKDTAGPSLHILIKLENILAITLLPLFITYALVQ; via the coding sequence ATGGATTTAGCAATAGTTCCTCTCATCGTTGGATTTGCAGGTTTGTTTCTTATCCTCTACTTATTTTGGACAATCAAAAAGGAGTCAGCCGGAACACCTCGCATGAAAGAAATAGCCGGTTACATTCAAGAAGGAGCACAAGCCTTCTTGAAGAGAGAATTTAAAACAATTTCGTATTTCATCATCGTCCTTGCGATACTTTTGTTCATCATCTTGGGGTGGCAAATAGCAGTAGGGTTCGTTACTGGAGCCTTCTTCTCCATGCTGGCAATTTTGATAGGTATGAGCGCCGCTGTGAGAACGAATGTAAGAACGGCGCATGCTGCTAGAACATCATCTGGAAAGGCCCTCGTACTAGCGTTCCGAGGAGGCGGAATCATGGGACTCTCGATCACAAGTCTGGTCCTCATTGGTATTTCCTTCCTCTATTTCTTGTTTGGAGCAGGCCCAAACAACCCAGAAGCTATAAGCCTTCTCGTAGGATTTGGATTCGGAGCAAGCCTCTCAGCTCTGTTTGCTCAGCTAGGAGGAGGAATATATACAAAGGTAGCAGACTTAGGAGCCGACTTGGTTGGGAAAGTTGAATTACATATACCAGAAGATGACCCCAGGAATCCCGCCGTTATAGCTGACCTAGTGGGAGATAATGTAGGTGACTGTGCAGGAAGGGGAGCTGACCTCTTTGAAGCTAGCGCGGACAATCTCGTATGCTCAATGATAATTGGTTTGGTCTTTGTGGGTCCCCCCTTCAACTATGGATGGAATGCCGTGTGGTTTCCTCTTCTAATACGATCTATAGGGAAAATAGCAACTATCGTAGGAATATTTACAGTGAGGAAATGGGAAAACAGAAGTCCATTAACATCACTAAACATTGGTTTATTCTCCACGGGAGCAGTGGCTCTCACACTTTTTTACGTAGTATCAACATGGTTTATGGGCGATATACGTCTTTTTTACTGCCTCTCAACAGGGTTATTAGCCATCATTATCATTGCGTTCATCATACAGTACTATACTGGAATAAATGGACGCCCCGTGAAGGCCATAGCCGAAGCATCACACACTGGTAGTGCAATTAATGTCCTCACGGGATTCTCGTACGGTTTAGAAAGCGCAGCCTTCCCGATGATCCTAATCGCAGCTATTATGCTTTTTACATACCATATGTTCGGAGGAGGCATATACGGCATATTCGGCATAGTTGCGGCTACCCTGGGCATAACTGAGATGAAGGGCATAATGATGTCAATAGACACCTTTGGTCCAATCGTCGACAACGCGGCTGGAATAGCCGAAATGTCAGGCATATCAAAAGAAGCCAGAGAATCCACAGATGCCCTTGATGCGGCTGGAAACGTTGCAAAAGCAATAACAAAGGGCTATGCTTTGACGAAAGTCGTCTTGACGAGCGTTGTCATACTCTTCGCATATTTATTCGAGCTTGCTCGACTTCGCCCCGACATCACTCTGAATAACCTTTCTGACATCGCCCAGTACCTTAACGTAGCTAATCCCACTATAATTGCTGGGTTCCTGATTGGATCTACCATACCATTTCTATTTTCGGCTCTGACCATAAGAGCTGTAAGTAAAGCCGCCTACAGGATGATCGAAGAGGTTAGAAGGCAGTTCAGGGAAATTCCAGGCTTGCTTGAAGGGAAGGCGAAGCCAGACTACGCTAAGTGCGTGGACATAAGTACCAAGTACTCACTGAAACAGATGGCTCTTCCTACATCAGTAGCACTAGTAGCTCCTATAATCGTAGGATTCACATTAGGAGTCTGGCCTCTAGTGTCTTTCTTGCTTGGAGTAAAGATTGTTGGAGCACTCCTCGCCGTATTTATGTTCAACTCCGGAGCAATGTGGGATAACGCCAAAAAACTCATTGAAAAAGAACACTCCCACGAGAGAACCCCTGCGATTTCCGGCTTAACAACTCAGGCAGCGGCAGTGATCGGAGACACCGTTGGAGACCCTCTTAAAGACACTGCAGGACCCAGCCTACATATATTGATAAAGCTTGAGAACATTCTTGCCATAACGTTGCTTCCATTATTCATTACGTACGCTCTC
- a CDS encoding phosphate uptake regulator PhoU, with product MSETRKLQRIGGNTLYVSLPKRWANRMQLKQGDKVTLIPQPDGSMSIYPTAKQERSKEIILQISAKNSRQSLKRGITAAYVDGFDTINLKAEERLVEEQQDIIREIIDHLFGLEVIEVTGNTITIQCLLKQTLPIEKTIQRIHNVILSMFSETVSALKEQDVNLVKGLTRRMHDIQRLSLVTHRLLRSLILFPTSTEQREISLIDCVDYLRILHIIGEIADNVNKISESVMALGEQALPKSILKPLCQTCIPIQDLYDQSIRALLSKDIPLANRVLDSKLTLENLWKLCIEADETPEISSLALSHAYLLIDNLKQIQQYAAEIAEIAIDRAEAEIKKTD from the coding sequence ATGTCCGAGACTAGAAAACTTCAGCGAATCGGAGGTAACACTCTGTACGTTTCTCTTCCTAAGCGTTGGGCAAATAGAATGCAACTGAAACAAGGCGACAAGGTCACGTTAATTCCACAGCCAGACGGCTCAATGTCCATTTACCCGACAGCCAAACAAGAAAGGTCGAAAGAAATAATCCTACAGATTAGCGCCAAAAACTCAAGACAATCCCTCAAACGGGGAATTACAGCCGCGTACGTGGACGGCTTCGATACAATCAACCTGAAGGCAGAGGAGAGGCTTGTTGAGGAGCAACAAGACATCATCCGAGAAATAATCGACCACTTGTTCGGTTTGGAAGTGATTGAGGTAACAGGAAACACGATAACAATCCAGTGCTTATTGAAACAAACTTTACCGATCGAGAAGACTATACAAAGAATCCACAATGTAATATTGTCAATGTTCAGCGAAACGGTCTCTGCCCTAAAAGAACAGGACGTCAACCTAGTTAAAGGTCTAACCAGAAGAATGCATGACATTCAACGGCTTTCCCTTGTCACCCACCGCCTACTTCGAAGCTTGATTCTATTTCCTACGTCGACCGAGCAAAGGGAGATAAGTTTGATAGACTGCGTCGATTATCTGCGGATTCTCCACATAATCGGTGAAATCGCTGACAACGTGAACAAAATCTCGGAAAGTGTCATGGCACTGGGCGAACAAGCGCTTCCAAAGTCTATCCTTAAGCCTCTGTGTCAAACATGTATCCCTATACAAGACTTGTATGATCAGTCCATTCGAGCCCTTTTATCTAAGGACATACCGCTGGCCAACCGCGTCCTAGACAGCAAGCTAACCCTCGAAAACCTTTGGAAGCTCTGCATAGAAGCGGATGAGACGCCCGAAATTTCCAGCCTTGCTCTCTCGCACGCTTACCTACTCATAGACAACTTGAAACAGATACAGCAATACGCCGCCGAAATCGCTGAGATTGCTATCGACCGGGCTGAAGCTGAAATAAAGAAAACAGATTAA